The stretch of DNA AAGAATCGAAGCTGCCTTTGGGCACACAACCTGGGATCGAGCAGCTTGAGTGACCCTGCCGTGGCATTGCGGCTGTTTTTAAAGGGTTCTTCGCCACGCTCCAGTTGATGAGCACGAACTTTGGCGAAATCCTGATTGCCGATATAGGCCTCACCACGAACTTCGAGCAATCGTGGGATGTTTGATTCGGCAAAGAGCGATTTTTTCGACGAGCCATCCTCCAGAAATAGTGGCACGCCTTTGATCGTCCGGGCATTGTGGGTGACGTCGTCACCTACGCGGCCGTCGCCACGAGTGACAGCCCGGATGAGTTTGCCGTCTTCATAGATCAACGAGAGAGCGACGCCATCGACTTTGAATTCGGCCAGCCATTCCATGGGGTCTTTCCAGCCGACTTCATTGGCGCGCCGTGAAACTTTCTGGCCAAACTCCAGCAGGCCCGATTCGTCGTAGACGTTATCAATCGAAAGCATGGGGACGGAGTGTGCGACCTGGACGAACCCTTCGATGGGTTCGCCACCCACTTTTTGCGATGGGCTGTCAGCGGTCACTAACTCGGGAAAGGCCGTCTCCACTTCGAGCAGGCGAGCCATCAGCCGGTCGTATTCGAGATCGCTGATCTCATTCTGGGCGAGCACATAGTACAGACGGTCATGCCGGCGGATCTCACTCCGCAATTTGTCGAGAAGATGGCGGGCCTGCTCTGCTGATGTCGGCAAAGGCCTGGCCAGGAGTTCTGCGATACTCATCGAGTCCCACATTGCTTCGAGGATTCCTGAATGCTCTCTCGAAGGATCATAGCGGGAAAGATTCAATTCTCACAAATCGTGGGAGCCCCCTGTGCCTTCACTCGGCCAGTAAATCATTCTGTGATCTGAATCCAGGCTTGTATGGAGGAGCTTGAAAACCATTATCCAAAAGAATGCCGGTCATGACATGGTTGGCAGTAAGTCCAAGGGGTTTTGCGCCATGTGTCGACTAACGGAAAACGGTTCGGTCAGTCCGGTAAGCCCAGGTTATTTGCGTTTCTTCTTAGTCTTCTTGCTGTCCTCTTCGTCATCGAATTCATCGAAGATCTCCTCGGAGGCAGCTTCAAGGTCATCGGCACTTTCAAGGAACATTTCGTTAGAATCCTGTTCGATGGCATCGGTAAAATCATCATCGCCGTCGACCACAGGTTCAAAGGACGAAGTAGCTTCGAGATCATCTTCGATTTCAAGATCCTCATCCGCGTCGAGAACTTCCGCATCGTCCTCGTCGGCCACGGCTTGCGATTTTTTCCCCGCAGGTGATTTGGCAGCAGTCTTCTTAGCTGCTGAACGGCCGCCGAAAATCATAATCCCGACAGGCATCAAGGCGACTGTTCCGGCACAGAGCAGCGAGAGTCCCACAAAGATCTGCGACATGAGCTGCAGATTGGCGGCATGGCTCACGAAGGCCATGACCAGCAAATAACAGAGGAATCCTCCGGGAATGGCCGCGACGAGCGATGTTAATGCAAAAGAAACTTTTCCCATCAGATGCTCCTGTTGTCGAATCCCGGCCTGGCCCACATTTCGGAAGAATCTTTCCCATTAGAGCTTAAATTGGCGGAGGGAGCCGGAACAAGCCCTTGTTCAATGAGAGGCCGCACCGTGGTAAGGCTCCCGGCTGAATGTATCGATTCTGGCAAAGTGTTGTTTTTTCGCTGCGCGGAACGGTGTGGTCTTTTCGCTGCGCGGAACCGTGTTGTCTTATCGCTACGCGTTATGGCAAGACTGCGGTGGTTACCGGGAAAGCAGTGGATCCAGCCATAATCCCCAATCCTGATAAGTTCCGTCTTCTGAGGTGGAGGTGACAAGTTGCAATTGAGTGACATCGCTCACATCCACCTGAAAGGAAACGAGCTGATCAGCCTTGACGACTGGGGATTTCCATAATGTCTTGCCATCCCCCTGAATCTCGAAGATCACTGATCCTCCTGAACCCGTCGCCAATCCCACCTTCCCTGCGAGTTGTTTCCATTTCTTGCCGAGAGAGTAGACATGCTGAGCCGGTGCATGGGCATAGATTCCTTTCGCAAAGATTTCTCCCCGGCACTCGAGCAGAATCGAGGTGTTGGGTAAGCGATTGAAGGCGGGCTGCATCCAGCCGACCTTGGCAGAGTCGGCTCGATAACTGGTGAGGCTGGACTCTTTACGCTGGCCGGTTTCTTCCGCGGGTGTTTGAGAGGGTGGCGTCGTGTTGAAGAGGACGTTGGCGATGGTCTGAGCATCACGAACCTTCAGTTTGTCTTTTTCCTGCTTGGCGAGCTTCATATTCCCGCTGTTGATGGCGGCTAGAAAGGGGCCCAGCACCTGCCGGGTTTGAATGGCTTTTAACTCGGGAACACCCGCCTTCGTTACGAAGTACGAGTACTCCATCTCACCCTGAGCATGCTGACTCGAAGTGGCACCGTTGGCATGCAAGGCGACAAGACGCAAGGTTCCCCACTGGCCGGCAGTTAAGGCTTTGGAACTTAACTTAAAGGCTCCGTCCCGTGTGGGAATGGCTGTTGCCGATGTGGCGTTGTAGTCGCTGTTTCCTTCGGGATCAAAATACGCCACCACACCGTAAGCGGGAGGCTCTCCCTGAATGTTTCCTTCGACAGAAATCGATTGATCTTCGGCGCGAATCCGCAGGTTTTTCAGAGTCAGATTCGTCTTGAATTCCCGTGGTTCCTGTCGACCACAGAAGAGGGGATGTGAGGCCAGGCGGAGAGCATGGGCAAATGTCAGAAAAGAGCCCCGGCCTTCCCCGCGAACTTCTTCAAAGTAGGTGCGATTCCCTGATCCCATTAACGCAGAGCCGAGGACGGTTTCATCAGGCCGGGCTGTGCAATGGGGTAATCCGAAAGCATGGCCGAGTTCGTGCGCCATGCCGCCGATGAAGATCGAGTTGTGCCTGCCTAAGGAAATGCGACCATATTCGCCGTCGCGAAGCATGGGTTCTTTCTTGGCAAGATTCAAAGTGTCGAGTTCGGGAGAGTCGAGTTGCCAGGCTGTCCCGCTGCGATAGGTGCCACCGGCGTAATAGGGTGATTTGTGCTCGAAGGTCAGCTTCTGTTCGTCCCAGGTGGCGAGATTACAGAAGATGGCGATGGTTTCCTGAGAGGCATTGATCCCGGCTGTTTGAAGGATGGGCAGACATTCCTTGCGAATCTCGTCGCCCGATTTCTTTTCGTAATCGGCAAAGGATTTGGCTCCACGCACTTCGTGGATGACAACCTGGCCATTTTGTCCCAGCTGTAAGCCGAAAGATTTCGGCCCAAAGCCATTCCGCTCCATCTGGGCCGCGTAGAAGGCCTGGATGTGCTGGAGCATGCGAGTCATGCGTGCCTGAAAATCTGCCGGGAACTCCCGATCTTTGGGTGTGAAGCAGACAATGTGGAGGTAGCGCTCAGTCGGTTGTGTATTGGCCTTCTGCCATGGTTCAAGAATCGCACTTGCTGCGGCGGCCTGCTGGGGAATTTCGGCGATGTCGGCAGCGACGAGAGGGGTGGCCACCCCATGGCCGGCCAAGAAAGTCAGGGCCGAGATCACCCACCCGGCGAAACATCGAATAGAGGTCATGAAGAAAGCGTTCGGCGAGATGCCAGAGGGGAAGAGAGTGGGGTTTTGCACGGTAAGGGCCTGTTCTGGAACCACGGGAGCGAATCCTCTGGGGAAGAGTCATACAGGACCAGAGTGGAATCATTTGCAGGCAAGTGGCAGTGGCTTTGCTCCGCGGAATGACGCTCTCTAGTCTTCCAGTCAACTCATCTGTTTGCATGCACGATGAGTGTGACAGATAGAACAGTCGGGAGCAATTCCGGGAGTGGTAGTCTGAATGAAGACGTCAGGAAGAAAGTCAACGGATAGGGTTTGAAGCGAGAGTCGTGCATGGAGGCGTTGTCGGCCATCGTTGCACCATCAGCGTGGTCGTGGGTGGGAATCCGGCAGGCGAATCAACGCTGACCATTCGACCGATCTTCACTTGTTTTTCTTAATAACAGGGTCTCAATTTTGATCACGAGCAGGCTTACACTTTAGCCGCGCTTGAAAGAAATCCTCTCTCAAAGGGCCAAAGCATGCCGAAGACCTCTATTTTTGATGATCTCGTTCCATACTTAAATAAAAAGTATGATACAACGCTGTACTTCAGGCGAGGGGGTACTCTATGTAAAGGAGATTACGTCAAGATTGTATCTAAAAACGGAAATCATCAGTGGACAGGCCGCGTTAAAAAGGCTGGGGATAAGGCTTACCTACTAAAACTTGTGTTGGAATATAAGCGGATTCAAATTGCTGATATTGCAGCTCAGAATGTAAATGTTCCTTTGGAAGAAGACGAGGGCACTCCGGTCACCATCACTATCACGGATGACGACAATCAGCCGGTGTACCCACCCGAGGACATTGAGGTTCCGGTGGAACCGGATGCTCCACTTACCTAAGAGTATATTGAACCCAACCTGGAGAATTACTAGCAGGATCTAGTTACAAATGGCTTCCGAATAGTGATTGTTAACGACGAACAGAGTCCGCTTCAACGGCTCAGATCTGTTAACTCCTATGGATACGTCGCTGGTATATAGATCCACTCAAGTATTTTTGGGCGTCGCTAGAAGAGAAACTCTGATTACATTGACGTGTCGGGCATCTCCCACTCCTCCAGACGCTGCTTGAGCGTCTGGAGGAGTTTTGGTTTTCGTAGGTTCTCCGGTTCGACGGTGATGAATTCATTGAGAACGTTGATTGACTCCTTGAGGGCGGCGGTCGCCTCCTGCGGTTGTCCGTTGGCACGCAGTGTCTCGGCTTTCTCTTCCAAGGTTCTCTGGAGACCGTCGAGATTGCTGCCATTGGCTTCGCTAGTCTTCAAGGGGCGGAGAATCGCCTCGGAATTTTCGAAGGCCACAAACGCGGGGGGGAATTCGGATCTCACCCGGTGCACCTTGCCGCGAGTCCGCCAGGCGCCGGCCAGAATGACCCGGAAGCTGATGCTTAACGGATTGTTTTTGCATCTTTCTTCGTAGAGAGCGATTGCCTCATCGATCTGCTGTGACTCCTCCTCGGAGACGGTGCCCCCTTTGGCTGCGCCATCGGCGTTCCAATGCAGGAGCCGGGCATAGGCGTACATGACGTTGGGGTCTCGTTGGTCGAGTGTCACCCACTGACGCGTCTTGGCGATTCCCGTGGTAAATACGACCCGGGCCTCTTCATGCCGTTTCAAGTCATCTAAGGCGAGTCCCTGTGCACTCATCGCCAGTGCCGCGTATGCCCGATCGACAAACGTCCCTTTGGGTGTCTCGCAATAGCTGAGGTATTCCTCCACGCAACGGCGGGCGATGGCTTCCGCCGCCGCGATGTCGCCACGGTCATTCTCCAGACTGATGCGACCATAGTCGGTGTGGGCTGCGATCTTTCGATAAGAGGAATTCTCCGGATCTGCCTCTCGCAGGGGAGCCAACGTTTCGATGGCTTTATCGAACGCCGTGGTGGCTGCTTGAAGTTTTCCCAGTGCGGTGAGGATTGTCCCGTGGTCGCGATAGGTTTCCGCCAGGAGCATGCGGGCCTTTTTCGGCTCCGGCGCAAGGGGAATGTATTTCAATTGCGCATCAATCGAAAATTGCATTCGCTGGTCGGCTAGTGGTCGCTGTGATACACGGGCCAGCTGATTGGCCGAATAGCGGGCCGACTTCGGCAACATTTCCGCGATCCGGAAATCGTCGGGATTGTCTTCGGCCAGGGTCTTGTGGGCTGCGAACGACTTCTCCATCAAGCGTGTGCGAAAATTGTCGGCTTCAGGAATGTTCGCCAGCCCATTCTCTGCTTCCAGAAGCAGTCTGACTGAAAGTTCAGTCAGCAGTGAAAGGTTTTTATCCAGCCGGTCGCGCTGTTTCGAGATCTCGTTGTTCTTGGTGGTGAGGATGGTGTTCTGGCGGGTGACGAGGACTCCGATGATGAGCATGGCGACCAGGGTGGCCGCCAGGACGCTGGCGGTGGTGGTGGCCAGGGTTTGATGGCGGCGGATCCAGCGGAAGGCGCGTTGCCTCAGGGGTTCGCGGTAGACGGCGACGGGTTCGTCGTTGAGGAAAAGTTCGAGGTCCTCTGCCAGTTCCAGTGCAGATTGATAGCGGTTCGCCTGCACGGGGGACATGGCCTTGAGACAGATCGCCTCCAATGCCGGGGGGGCTTGCGGAGCGAGATCGCGGGGAGGAGCATAGCGGCATTTGCGGACGGCTTCGACCAGTTCGTTCCTGGCGATCCGTTCATAGGGGGCCTGGCCAGTGAGAATCGAGTAGAGCGTTGCCCCCAGGCAGAAAACATCCGACGTCGGCCCGAGGGCATCGATTTCACCTCTGGCCTGTTCGGGACTCATGAAGGCCAGGGTGCCGATGACGCTGCCATCCTGGGTGGCCGACGAGCCTTCGCCGGAAAGGGGGGTGACAGTGGGTTCCTCGGCCTGTTCTTGGTTTCCCTTCTTGCCGATCGTCTTGGCGATGCCCCAATCGACGACGAGCGTTTCGCCGTACTTGCCGAGCATGATGTTGCCGGGCTTCAAATCGCGGTGGAGGACACCCCGGCTGTGCGAGTATTCGATCGCGTTGCAGACATCGATGAGCCGGCGGAGGAGTTTGTTGAGGGTCAGCCGCCGCTCATCGAGGGAGAGGGCATGCGAATTGGCATTGTGCAGGCGGTCGATGGCCTCCTTGAGGCTGTCGCCGCGAATGAAGCGCATGACGTAGAAGGGGGAACCGGCTTCGGTAGCGCCGAGGCTGTAGACGGGGACGATGCCGGGATGTTCAAGGCAGCCAGTGACTTTGCCCTCAAGGAGAAACCTCGCCCGGCTGTTGGGGTCACCTCGAAAACGAGGCTGCAGTTCTTTCAAGGCGACCTCGCGTTGAAACTCGCAATCTTCCGCCAACGAGACCTGTCCCAGCCCTCCCTTAGCATGCAGTTTCAGGATACGGAAGCGGGGTTTGCCCGACTTGACGGGCTTGCTCGCCGCTTCGCCACTCTGTGGTACGCCACTCCTGGATTCGCCCGCCTCAAGCTCGCGTGCCGGCAATTCATCCGGTTGTTGGTTATCAAGTGGCGATTCGATGAGGATAGTGGGGAGCTTGGCCCAAGGCATCCCGGCGGTGGCATCGGACGACGGAACTGGTGACGAAGCCTCCCGTGAAGGAGTTCCGGGAGTGGCCATGCGGGTCTTGACGAGCTGGCTGATCGAAGCCTGGAGATCGGGATCGACCAGATCCTTGACCGACTCGACCATGTCGTCGACGGAACTGAGCGAAGCAAGACTCTGGGCCGCGGATCCACCATAAAGTTCGATGTACTTGGAGACGATCGATTTAATGAAGTCGCAAGTCTCGGCCGAGATGGACTGCTGCCGGAGGAGCAGGTCTTCAAGCGGCAGCTCTTTTTCAAAAACCCAGGCCTGCATACCTGCGATCAATTGGGTGGGCGTGATGCAGTTGAGCTGGAGCGCCATGACACCGGCGATAAGATTGCGATCGGTCAGTCTGGATTCCATCGGCTCGTTTTCCCGCAATGATGATCCACTGCGCCCTGGTGTGGGCGTGATTCATAGCGAAGAATGTAAGCCAGTGTGTCTCCTCCAAGCCAAGGAAAAACGAGAAAGAGGTACTCGGAGGGTTCGAGAGGAAACCACCCTCATCGGATGACCGTCGAGGTAGAGAGTTAGGAAACAGAATTGATCAGGAGAGTGTGTTGGTCGATCCTCGTTGTGTTCGGTGGAGGAAAAAGGCCTCACACGATTCGCAACATGGAATGACGCGTCATTTCTAATTGAAATGCATTCAAGCTTGTTGTCCAAATACGAAAAGAGGCACCCAAAAGAATCGGGTGCCTCTTGAAGTTGGCTGCGGCATGGGCATTTGGATGTTGTGGACTTTCCGTTCCGTCGTGGCAAGTCATACATTGAACAGCGTAGAGGCGTAGGGGCCTATGATCGCGTTCAAGAACCTGCCATGACAGAATGAACTTCCAACTAGGCCAGTTGCTTTTTGCGGCCTACCAGGGTTCGAATTCGTTCTGCAAGCAGCGCGGCATCGAATGGCTTACGGAATGTTTCGCTGAAGAGTGAGCGGTCGATACCACTCGCTGTGTCTTCATCGGTCAGCAATGCCACCAGAACTGCATCGGCATATTCGCCGTTTTTACGCAGATTCTGGGCAATCAGCATTGCTTCATGCCGTCCCATACTGAAATCGATGACTATCGCATCTGGATGCAGCGATTCTGCCTGAATGCCTGCTTCGAACCCGCTGGCTGCTGCTTCGATTTTGAAGTCTTCGATTGGCATCAGTTCAGTCAGGTTGTGGCGGACCTGGGAATCGAGACCCACGAGGAGCAGTTTGCCCATCGCTTCGTCTTCGAGTTCACCCAGAGGCATGCCGTGCTCCTTGAGGAAGCGGATTAAATGCTCCCTGGGAATGCGGCGATCCTGCGATCCGGGAATGCGGTAGCCGCGCAGACGCCCTGAATCAAACCATTTGGAGACGGTTCGAGGGGCAACTTTGCAGATCTTGGCGACCTGGCCAGTCGTAAAGATCGTTCTCATCGCGGGCACTCCAATCACCTATTATTGTTCACACACAGAAGGGTGTCGCGACCCTCCGGATCTTGACCCTCGCACGACGAATGTGGCTTTCATGGCCGCAACCAAAATTGCTGTCAGAGAAAATCTCTGTCAGCTTTCCGCCTCTTGAGAAACTGTGCTGAGACTCCCGAAGAAGGCTCATCCAATCTCTCAAATGTCGAACGCTGGAAAATCGAATCCGACCCGATCCTTAGTTTCGAATTCGAGTGAGGGGCGGGACGTAACCAAACTGGCAGAGCGTCCCTGCTCTGTGCATGAATCAAATTGCCCGCTTGTATCCTGCCCCCCTGGCAGTCGGTTTACCGGCGTTTCCGCCACAACACGATTTCCCGTCCGAAGGCGTTTGTCGTGTCGTTCCGATGCAAACCGTCTGCGTGTTCTTTTCGGCTTTCCTGGCACGATGACTTCAATTCTCTTGTCAAGACTGTCTTTGACTCTTGACGAAGGCGCTGGTTGCCGAGTTTTCGCGCATTTTCAGGCGGTACTGCTTGCGTGAAATACGCCATTTATCATCACAGTTCAGGGCTCAAGGAATTCTCAGCAAGGAGGCTTGAGTGACAGAATTCCTTCAGTCGTGAAGCATCAGGACTGAAGGATTTAAAACGAGTGGGAAAGGGCTAAAGTTTTCCTGCTGAAGCGCACTCGTCAGTCCTCTGAAGCCGGAAATTGACGATCTAATCAGTCATGTTGAACTTCATTGGAAGTCATGCCGCAGGTCTTGGTGGAATTGGTGCTGAGACGCAAATGGCGCGGCCTCTTGTCGTCGTGCCGTGACACGACCACGCTTAAGTGGTGCCGGGCCAAGTTGGCCGGGTGATCCGACACCCAAGTCTTGTCACCCGAGACCAGATGAAGAGGGGGCTTGCTCGGGATGTAAGCAGGGCATGAATCCGGTGACCACGAATGGAACGAAGAGTACGAAGGGGATTCGTTGTAAGTGGCATGCAGGAGCATGCCCTACTGAAGAGCTGGGACTCATCCTCTTGGAGAACTTCGCGGCTTCGCGTGAGGAAGAATTCGAAGTTCGATGGTTTCGCGCGAAGACTGCGAAGGTAACGAGTTGGTGCATTCCGCTGGTGCGGCATGGCAACCCGCGAGAAGAGAAAGACAGAAGACCCTCATCTTACCCTCTCTCCCACGAGGATGTGGGCGAGAGTTCAAGTGGCCTGATGGTATGGGAGACATCGTTTGAGTTGGATCAATCATTCAGGGCTGGGTTTGGTGGAGTTTTCTTCGCGTTTGAGCCAGTCGAGGGGGAAGCGGGCGAAGGTTAATGTTTCGTAGGCGTGGCGGTCGCCGCATTCGTAGAGCAGGCCGATTTCGCCGTTGTCGAGAACTGTGAGGCAGGAGTAGGCACTGGGTCGGGAGTCGATGAGTCGGCCTTCTGACCACGATTTTCCCAGATCTTCACTGATGCGAACGGTCATGTTGGCCCGTTTTTGGGAAGACGCCGGGTTTGCAAAGAGGAGTGCTCCCGAGGGATGCCTCACGATGCTGGCCATACAGGTCGGATCGGGCAACTGGCTGTAAGGGGCTGACCATGTGCCATCGGCCAGCGAATTTTTGCCCGGCGTGAACCGTGACCAGAGTCTCTGGCCACGCTGGCTTTCATTCCGCATGGTGAAGAGGAGTGTGCCATCAGCGGCTTCTGCCACCTGAGCTTCGGATGTGGCTGGTTGATTAGCGGCTGCCGGGGGCGTGAGGTGCCAGTTCTGGCCGTGATCGTTACTCCACAATAAACAGGCATGGACAACGTTATCGGTTCCTTTGTATTGAGCCGCAAAAACGAGTGTCCCGTTATGTAATTGAATCCCAGCTCCCGGCCCTTGGAATAACAGCCGCCACGCGGACTGTTTGACTTGTGAAGTCATGGAGACGGGAGTTGACCAAGTGAGTCCATCGTCTTTGCTGGAGGCGATGACAAGCTGGCCGGTTTCTTCGGGAGAAAGTCCGGGGCCGGAACCATGCCAGGCTCGTTTTCCGAACGACCAGAGTGCGGTCACAAAGATTTCACCGGTCTCTCGATCGACGAGAATGGCCGGATCTCCGACACCATTTCCTGCCGAGTTAGGGACAGTTTTGTCGTAATCCATGATGGTCTGGAGTGGCCCCCAGGTTTGGCCACCATCGGTGCTGCGGAGAAGTCCCACGTCGATATCGCCCGGGAGATCGACGGCTGATTTATGGCGATTATCAAAGACGGCAAGGAGCGTGCCCTTGTTCGATGTGGCCAGTCCCGGAATTCGATAGGTGTGAATCCCGTCGTCTCCCTGTCGGCGAATGACGGTGCGGAAGAGGTTCTCGTCGCCTTTGAGAAGAGGAGCGGGATTTTCCTGCGAAGTGCAGAATTCGCAGGGAGTGGCGAAGGCGATGAGAGCGATTGTCCAGGCGATGCAGGGCGTGACAGTGATCGTGCCTACCCTGGAACTGCGCAAAGCCGCGAGGGAGGTTTTCAATGAGTTGTTCACAAGAGAGTTCATGGAAGAGGCTTTCGAAGTCTGGGGGTTGCCAGCAAGCAGTGTGAGACCGGCAATCAGATCAGGAGTATGTCCGATCTTTCGCCCGGTAACAAAAGTGAAAGCCTTCCAGTTCGGAGAGAAATGGAAAAAGCGGAGAGATCATGGTTGTCTTAAAAGTCAGGAAAATTTCGCAGGCGAAGTTTTACGCGCAGGAGGAAATTGATATATTCAGTGACCAACCGGTGAAATTTTGATCCGTTCCGGCTTCTGCTCACGGCCTTGAATTGGTTCTGCCCGCCGTTTGGATGTTTCGAGATAGACTCTCGATTTTGATCTCATTGACCTACCACTCCGAGGAAATCTCCATGCGACAGCCCAATCGACATTCCTCCGCTTCCAGCCGTCGAGAGTTTTTGAAGCAGACAGGTGCCCTGGGTGCCGCATTGTATGTGGGTAGCCAGAGTTTAAAGGCTCAGGAAACCGAGCGTTCGGCTAACAACGAAATTCGCTTTGCCTGTATTGGCGTCGAAGGTAAGGGTTCGAGTGATCGCGATGACGCCGGGCGTCATGGCAAGATTGTCGCCTTGTGCGATGTCGATAGTGATCGCCTGGAAAAGGCCGCGGCCCGCTATCCTCAGGCCAAGAAGTACACCGACTTTCGCAAGATGTTCGACGAGATGTCGAAGGACATCGATGCTGTAACAGTCAGTACTCCTGACCATACACATGCAGTTTCGGCAGCTCGTGCTTTGCGGGAAGGTAAGCACGTCTTCTGCCAGAAACCACTGACCTACACCGTTCAGGAAGCTCGTCTGTTGCATGATCTGGCCAGCGAAAAGAAGCTGTGCACCCAGATGGGCAATCAGGGAACAGCTTCTGGCGGGTTGCGTGAAGCAGTGCAGATTATCCGCAAGGGTGATCTGGGCGCAGTGAAAGAAGTGCATATCTGGACGAATCGCCCCATCTGGCCACAAGGCTTAGGGCGTCCGACAGCTGTTGAAACTCCGCCTAAGACGCTCGACTGGGATCTGTGGCTCGGCCCTGCACCAGAACGTCCCTACAACTCGGCTTACGCTCCTTTCAAATGGCGCGGCTGGCTCGACTTCGGTACGGGTGCACTGGGCGATATGGCTTGCCATACGATGAATATGTCGGTGATGGCACTCGACCTGTTTGACCCTGTTTCGGTCGTGGCTGAATCTTCGGGGATTATCGAGAACGAGTCGTATCCCAAGAACTCGAAGATTACCTACAAGTTCAAGGCTAACGACAAGCGTGGGCCAGTGACGCTTTACTGGTATGATGGTGGCAACCGCCCTGATCCTGCACTGATGCCTGGTGTCAAGCAGGGGGCGAGTGGTTCGCTGGTGATTGGCGAGAAAGGCCTGATCTTCTCGGATAACGATTACCACGGCACTTACACGCTGCTGCCGACCGAGCAGTGGAAGGACTACACGAAGCCCGAGTACAAGGTTTCGCCGGGCCACTTCAAGGAGTTCGCCGACGCCATTAAGGAAAACAAGCCTGAACTGGCAGTGTCGAACTTCGATTACGCCTGCCGCCTGACGGAAACGGTGCTGCTGGGCAACGTGGCTCTGCGTGCCGGTAAGGAAATTGAATGGGATGGCGTGAACATGAAGGTCACGAACCTTCCTGAAGCCAACAAGTTCCTGACTCGCGAATATCGCAAAGGTTGGGAATTGTTCTAGTTTGGCAAGAGCCTCGAGGGAGGCGATGATCTATCCCGCGAGTGGACTCTGGCCCCGGTATCTTTTCGAAGGTATCGGGGCTTTTCTTTATTCTGGTCCTCGTAAGACGATCAAGTTCGAGGTGTTGACATTCTGATGTGGCAACTGCCTCTTGAGATTGCTGGCCTGAAGGCATAGGCTCTCGGTGCGATTCCAAAATGGAGTTGTGCGTCAACGTGGAAATGAAATGCACGTTGAATTGTGTGCCATTAAAACCAGATGGATACTGATTCGTTGGGAGAACATCGGGAAGTGGGAATCTGGTTGTGGCGGCATATCGTACCGGGTGTTTCCGCGATTGGGCTGGCAGCACTGATGCTCCTGATGTCGGATCTGCCAAAGACTCGCGACTCACAGGCCAGCAAAAGCGAGCCACTGAGAGTGGTGCTCCTGCAGATGTCGTCTCAATCCATCCTTGATGAGGCGGCTCAGCAAGTGATCGTGGGTCTGGAAGAATCGGGTTTTGCCAGTGGCGAGGCGGTGAAAGAAAATTCGAACGCCGGGGCAACAACCGGGCCGGTGAGTGGGCAAAGAATTGTCCTCACGCGGCTCAATGCTGAAAACGATATGGCAACTGCCAACGCTATGGCAACGGAAGTTGTGAGCGGCCGTTATGATCTGGTGATTACGTTGTCGACACCATGCCTGCAGGCCGTGGCTAATGCCAACAAACGAGATCAGGTCAGGCATGTATTTGGATTGGTCTCTGATCCCACCGTGGCGGGAGTTGGAGTCGGCAGTGGGCCAATGGATCATCCGCCTTATATGGTCGGGATCGGGACATTGCCTCCGGCTGAGAAATCCTTCGAGCTGGCCAAGCAGATCAATCCGGCACTCAAGAGGGTCGGCGTGGTCT from Planctopirus ephydatiae encodes:
- a CDS encoding NPCBM/NEW2 domain-containing protein, producing MVPEQALTVQNPTLFPSGISPNAFFMTSIRCFAGWVISALTFLAGHGVATPLVAADIAEIPQQAAAASAILEPWQKANTQPTERYLHIVCFTPKDREFPADFQARMTRMLQHIQAFYAAQMERNGFGPKSFGLQLGQNGQVVIHEVRGAKSFADYEKKSGDEIRKECLPILQTAGINASQETIAIFCNLATWDEQKLTFEHKSPYYAGGTYRSGTAWQLDSPELDTLNLAKKEPMLRDGEYGRISLGRHNSIFIGGMAHELGHAFGLPHCTARPDETVLGSALMGSGNRTYFEEVRGEGRGSFLTFAHALRLASHPLFCGRQEPREFKTNLTLKNLRIRAEDQSISVEGNIQGEPPAYGVVAYFDPEGNSDYNATSATAIPTRDGAFKLSSKALTAGQWGTLRLVALHANGATSSQHAQGEMEYSYFVTKAGVPELKAIQTRQVLGPFLAAINSGNMKLAKQEKDKLKVRDAQTIANVLFNTTPPSQTPAEETGQRKESSLTSYRADSAKVGWMQPAFNRLPNTSILLECRGEIFAKGIYAHAPAQHVYSLGKKWKQLAGKVGLATGSGGSVIFEIQGDGKTLWKSPVVKADQLVSFQVDVSDVTQLQLVTSTSEDGTYQDWGLWLDPLLSR
- a CDS encoding serine/threonine-protein kinase, which encodes MESRLTDRNLIAGVMALQLNCITPTQLIAGMQAWVFEKELPLEDLLLRQQSISAETCDFIKSIVSKYIELYGGSAAQSLASLSSVDDMVESVKDLVDPDLQASISQLVKTRMATPGTPSREASSPVPSSDATAGMPWAKLPTILIESPLDNQQPDELPARELEAGESRSGVPQSGEAASKPVKSGKPRFRILKLHAKGGLGQVSLAEDCEFQREVALKELQPRFRGDPNSRARFLLEGKVTGCLEHPGIVPVYSLGATEAGSPFYVMRFIRGDSLKEAIDRLHNANSHALSLDERRLTLNKLLRRLIDVCNAIEYSHSRGVLHRDLKPGNIMLGKYGETLVVDWGIAKTIGKKGNQEQAEEPTVTPLSGEGSSATQDGSVIGTLAFMSPEQARGEIDALGPTSDVFCLGATLYSILTGQAPYERIARNELVEAVRKCRYAPPRDLAPQAPPALEAICLKAMSPVQANRYQSALELAEDLELFLNDEPVAVYREPLRQRAFRWIRRHQTLATTTASVLAATLVAMLIIGVLVTRQNTILTTKNNEISKQRDRLDKNLSLLTELSVRLLLEAENGLANIPEADNFRTRLMEKSFAAHKTLAEDNPDDFRIAEMLPKSARYSANQLARVSQRPLADQRMQFSIDAQLKYIPLAPEPKKARMLLAETYRDHGTILTALGKLQAATTAFDKAIETLAPLREADPENSSYRKIAAHTDYGRISLENDRGDIAAAEAIARRCVEEYLSYCETPKGTFVDRAYAALAMSAQGLALDDLKRHEEARVVFTTGIAKTRQWVTLDQRDPNVMYAYARLLHWNADGAAKGGTVSEEESQQIDEAIALYEERCKNNPLSISFRVILAGAWRTRGKVHRVRSEFPPAFVAFENSEAILRPLKTSEANGSNLDGLQRTLEEKAETLRANGQPQEATAALKESINVLNEFITVEPENLRKPKLLQTLKQRLEEWEMPDTSM
- a CDS encoding helix-turn-helix domain-containing protein, with product MRTIFTTGQVAKICKVAPRTVSKWFDSGRLRGYRIPGSQDRRIPREHLIRFLKEHGMPLGELEDEAMGKLLLVGLDSQVRHNLTELMPIEDFKIEAAASGFEAGIQAESLHPDAIVIDFSMGRHEAMLIAQNLRKNGEYADAVLVALLTDEDTASGIDRSLFSETFRKPFDAALLAERIRTLVGRKKQLA
- a CDS encoding sialidase family protein codes for the protein MNSLVNNSLKTSLAALRSSRVGTITVTPCIAWTIALIAFATPCEFCTSQENPAPLLKGDENLFRTVIRRQGDDGIHTYRIPGLATSNKGTLLAVFDNRHKSAVDLPGDIDVGLLRSTDGGQTWGPLQTIMDYDKTVPNSAGNGVGDPAILVDRETGEIFVTALWSFGKRAWHGSGPGLSPEETGQLVIASSKDDGLTWSTPVSMTSQVKQSAWRLLFQGPGAGIQLHNGTLVFAAQYKGTDNVVHACLLWSNDHGQNWHLTPPAAANQPATSEAQVAEAADGTLLFTMRNESQRGQRLWSRFTPGKNSLADGTWSAPYSQLPDPTCMASIVRHPSGALLFANPASSQKRANMTVRISEDLGKSWSEGRLIDSRPSAYSCLTVLDNGEIGLLYECGDRHAYETLTFARFPLDWLKREENSTKPSPE